The sequence AGCCGTATCGACGGCTGCGTCGATGTCGTCGTACGCATTCATCGAGAGGACCAAACCGCGGTTGGTATTTTCTGGCATGCCTATGACGGGTACCCCTCGGACCGTAAACGTTTCAGTTCGAATTGTTTGAGATGGGCCGATGTAACCTCGAACACGACACTGAGGTCAGGGGTGAATGTGCTGGCCGCTACGTCCACCATTGGGCCCTGGTGACCTTCGGCTGCGATTAAACAGTCTCACGAGGCGTTTTCGTGAACGTACTCGAGACGGAGAGCGTCAAGTCGACCGACGATTACTGGACGTCGACGATCTCGACTTCGAACTCGAGTGTTTCACCGGCGAGCTCGTGATTGAAATCGACACGAACCGTCTCGTCATCGACGTGGACGAGAGTCCCGAGTTGTCCCTGTTGGGTCTGTACTTGCATTCCCTCTTCCGGCGCCTCTCCCTGCAGCATGTCCTCGAACTCGTCTCGCTCGTGTTCGATAATCTGCTCGTCTGTCTCCTCTCCATACGCCTCTTCTGGGGGGATGGTGACGGTGTCGGTGTCTCCGAGTTCCATGTCGAGGAGTGCGTCTTCGAGACCCGGGATGATCTGGCCGGCCCCGACCTCGACGGTCAGAGGAACGAACTCACGGTCCGGTTGGTCGGCCGCGATGCCCGCCTCTGTCGCAACCGCTTCGCGTGAGGTATCGAAGATGTCGCCGTCGGGAATGCGTCCGATATACTCCAGTGAAACCGTATCGCCGGATTGGATTGCCATGTGAATAGGCGAACACCCAGGCGGATACGTCCTTGGGTTCGTCGACGCGAACGGCAGACGGGTTACTTTATGTACTCGTTCTCTCGCCAGTCGACACCGCTTGGTGCGTCGTCTGCCTCGGTCTGTTCTTCGACCACCTCGACCGTCGCCGGCCTGTCGTCGCCATCGACGACGCGAGTCGCCTCGAGTTCTCCATCGACCGCCGATATCGCCGTCAACTCTCCTTCCTCGGCTTCGAGTGCGAGTTCGCTCAGGACGGTGAACATCGGATACTGGATGGCGGTGTTGCGGAGGACTTCGTCACCGCGTCCGGCGAACCGCGCATATTCGACGAGTTCCGAGGGGATCGGTTCTTCCTCCTCGTCTGGTGCGCGACTGGCGTAGGGCTTG is a genomic window of Halanaeroarchaeum sp. HSR-CO containing:
- a CDS encoding peptidylprolyl isomerase; this encodes MAIQSGDTVSLEYIGRIPDGDIFDTSREAVATEAGIAADQPDREFVPLTVEVGAGQIIPGLEDALLDMELGDTDTVTIPPEEAYGEETDEQIIEHERDEFEDMLQGEAPEEGMQVQTQQGQLGTLVHVDDETVRVDFNHELAGETLEFEVEIVDVQ